A single window of Mycosarcoma maydis chromosome 1, whole genome shotgun sequence DNA harbors:
- a CDS encoding transmembrane mucin involved in surface sensing via MAP-kinase cascade, with the protein MVLFRPNFQLMLLSLNLVLLLALQASPALADGLQADHGPARINPAARRHAGRAGRLSKRFPPLAASHAPLAVRRDRVHHEPIYGLTPAEIDELLAEQELEDSISNANSTTSSRHHSHSRTRSASNSQEPTSTSSMHTFAFPTSNSTSHNATSLSSTHAPASTSASTSASATSIVPSATRSSLSQSSSISTDGSKPPSASSSSTPDDGDHDASTSANSVSNNNDDDAGGLLDGLLTPSSTSSSSASAATTSSDSATADGGLLDGLLGPLFTSSSSLASASATVDSQNDSPSATTSSRSPLVTSSSSLSQPSGSSHDSDSRDDSTFSSKLSQSTQPDFYSFTPQATRSASRTSTTLPVTGLLPSSLPVLGSSSSTSDFPSATPSPTPSPSHRSPGSDSSSSTASSDDPSSSSSSSSSSDDDSGSPSTAPSSSWTHVITSTDDSAGSSTATTHATATMYLTSTMHPTATITTAPSSISQDTFAVPTSTISNDHASSDSSDQSWTHVITSTDDSAGSSTATTHATATMYLTSTMHPTATITTAPSSISQDTFAVPTSTISNDHASSDSSDQSWTHVITSTDDSAGSSTATTHATATMYLTSTMHPTATITTAPSSISQDTFAVPTSTISNDHASSDSSDQSSSSIDQESSSSSLSGSSTDDSISGSSTSSSSSITTNPYWYANTQSLIIAPSSTSSADRPAETGSQNTADINGSTTSASLDTSPNAPAAQDLPLTIVPSADSYEQPPNTTSIGLLFKPDMKWTWVISQADLTAQIFAFMPGLVGQSAGIESSKVSTVKLVGYSPEVNDTATTSTLSTARTLYMAYVPSSSVDDIQAMVSNISSPFYTSAAAGAPQQLASQVDPTFNILSVSGHAAAGAKQNAKTSAGSGKDDSTLRNSLIGVGCGLAGCFALVAAGLLWRKHRKGQNDDGATGNHGGVSRAHTIRSFHGGLRETWAPDALDQHRALDTAGEMQQVWLPHEVGMAMGYPEQVMQGREDGFGGYVTSDPFDDARAGAGAGVGGVGGYVNMNRSSRMTERSSYSDLSQMTEAQRIQYDYASSRRSFHSTSDHSGSHGSHSEQSEHSAHSASSTDMLSTYQDDYRVPHQHTSSHAFGNSSNNTRSRRRGSVASSTIGRPEMMSNSVLL; encoded by the coding sequence ATGGTTCTGTTTCGACCCAACTTCCAGCTGATGTTGCTCAGCCTTAATCTCGTCTTGCTACTGGCGCTCCAAGCATCCCCTGCACTTGCCGACGGTCTGCAGGCCGACCACGGTCCCGCCCGCATCAATCCCGCAGCACGACGCCATGCAGGTCGAGCCGGTCGCTTGTCCAAGCGATTTCCTCCGCTCGCGGCTAGCCATGCTCCCTTAGCCGTTAGGCGGGATCGAGTTCACCATGAGCCCATCTACGGCTTAACACCTGCAGAGATTGACGAATTGCTGGCAGAGCAAGAATTGGAAGATTCCATTTCCAATGCTAAcagcaccacctcgtcacGCCACCATAGCCATTCCAGAACCCGATCCGCCTCAAATTCGCAAGAGCCTACCAGCACCTCATCGATGCACACTTTCGCTTTCCCCACCAGCAATTCGACATCACACAACGCTACCTCGCTGTCTTCCACTCATGCTCCTGCATCCACATCTGCATCcacatctgcatctgccacATCCATTGTTCCATCGGCCACACGCTCATCTCTGAGCCAGTcttcgtcgatctcgacggATGGTAGCAAACCACCTTCGgcatcgtcctcttcgactcccgatgatggcgaccaCGACGCTAGTACTTCGGCCAATTCCGTCTCCAACAAcaatgatgacgacgctgGTGGGCTACTCGATGGCCTTTTAACCCCGTCATCCacatcctcgtcgagcgctAGCGCCGCCACCACTTCGAGCGATAGTGCCACTGCCGACGGTGGTTTGTTGGACGGTCTCCTGGGCCCGTTGTTCacttcttcgtcttcctTAGCCTCAGCCTCTGCGACTGTCGACAGCCAGAATGACTCGCCATCCGCAACCACTTCTTCGCGCTCTCCGCTTGTTACTAGTTCATCGTCTTTGAGCCAGCCATCTGGCTCGTCGCACGATTCGGACAGCCGCGACGACTCGACTTTTTCGAGTAAGCTCAGCCAGTCCACACAACCTGACTTTTACAGCTTCACTCCCCAGGCCACTCGTTCCGCGTCTCGCACTTCGACGACACTGCCGGTGACAGGGCTTTTACCCAGTTCCTTGCCGGTACTAGGTTCCTCTTCGTCAACTTCAGACTTTCCGTCAGCCACCCCTTCCCCGACGCCCTcaccatcgcatcgcaGCCCTGGCTCTGATTCTAGCTCGAGTACAGCCTCGTCCGACGACccttcgagcagcagcagcagcagcagcagcagcgatgatgacAGCGGCAGTCCCTCCACTGCTCCCTCGTCCTCATGGACACACGTAATTACTTCGACTGACGATAgcgctggctcgtcgaccgcGACGACACACGCGACCGCAACAATGTACTTGACCTCGACGATGCATCCAACCGCCACCATCACTACGGCTCCTTCATCGATATCGCAGGATACATTTGCTGTTCCAACTAGCACCATCTCCAATGACCACGCAAGCTCTGATAGCTCTGACCAAAGTTGGACACACGTAATTACTTCGACTGACGATAgcgctggctcgtcgaccgcGACGACACACGCGACCGCAACAATGTACTTGACCTCGACGATGCATCCAACCGCCACCATCACTACGGCTCCTTCATCGATATCGCAGGATACATTTGCTGTTCCAACTAGCACCATCTCCAATGACCACGCAAGCTCTGATAGCTCTGACCAAAGTTGGACACACGTAATTACTTCGACTGACGATAgcgctggctcgtcgaccgcGACGACACACGCGACCGCAACAATGTACTTGACCTCGACGATGCATCCAACCGCCACCATCACTACGGCTCCTTCATCGATATCGCAGGATACATTTGCTGTTCCAACTAGCACCATCTCTAATGACCACGCAAGCTCTGATAGCTCTGACCAAAGTTCAAGCAGCATTGATCAAGaatcgtcatcgtcgtcactATCGGGGTCTTCTACAGACGATTCTATCTCTGGCTCTTCTacgtcttcctcgtcgagcatcaccaccaaccCCTACTGGTACGCTAACACACAGTCTCTAATAATagcgccaagcagcacatCGTCTGCCGATCGACCAGCCGAGACGGGATCGCAGAATACAGCCGACATCAATGGATCGACTACTTCAGCCTCGTTGGACACTTCTCCAAACGCTCCCGCTGCCCAAGACTTGCCTCTGACGATCGTGCCCTCGGCTGACTCTTATGAGCAGCCGCCCAacaccacctcgatcggACTATTGTTCAAGCCTGATATGAAGTGGACGTGGGTCATCTCGCAGGCTGACTTGACGGCGCAAATCTTTGCATTCATGCCCGGTCTCGTCGGGCAGTCGGCGGGCATCGAGAGCTCCAAGGTCTCGACGGTCAAGCTGGTTGGCTACTCACCCGAAGTCAACGACACTGCCACCACGAGCACGCTGAGCACGGCTAGAACGCTGTACATGGCGTACGTGCCTTCTTCGAGCGTGGACGACATTCAGGCCATGGTCTCCAACATCTCGTCGCCGTTTTACACGTCGGCTGCCGCGGGAGCACCGCAGCAATTGGCAAGTCAAGTGGACCCAACGTTCAACATTCTTAGCGTTTCTGGTCATGCTGCAGCCGGGGCCAAGCAGAATGCCAAAACGAGCGCCGGTTCGGGCAAAGACGACTCGACGCTGCGCAACAGTCTGATTGGTGTTGGCTGTGGATTGGCCGGATGCTTTGCTCTTGTGGCTGCTGGTCTTTTGTGGCGCAAGCATCGCAAGGGCCAGAATGACGACGGAGCGACTGGCAACCATGGCGGAGTGTCACGTGCACACACCATTCGCTCGTTTCACGGCGGACTGCGCGAGACGTGGGCACcggatgcgctcgatcAGCACCGAGCTCTGGACACGGCTGGCGAGATGCAACAAGTCTGGTTGCCTCACGAGGTGGGAATGGCGATGGGTTACCCTGAGCAGGTCATGCAAGGACGCGAGGATGGCTTTGGTGGCTATGTGACGTCCGACCCCTTTGACGATGCGCGCGCCGGCGCCGGCGCTGGTGTTGGTGGCGTAGGTGGCTACGTGAACATGAACCGCTCGAGCCGTATGACGGAGCGGTCCAGCTACTCGGATTTGAGTCAGATGACGGAAGCGCAGCGTATTCAGTACGACTACGCGTCGTCGCGTCGCTCGTTCCATTCGACATCGGATCACTCGGGATCGCACGGCTCTCACAGCGAGCAGAGTGAGCACAGCGCGCACAGCGCTAGCTCGACAGATATGCTGTCGACTTATCAAGACGACTATCGCGTTCCTCACCAGCACACGAGCAGCCACGCGTTTGGTAACAGTTCAAACAACACAAGGTCACGTCGTCGTGGCAGCGtcgccagctcgacaaTTGGTCGTCCCGAGATGATGAGCAACTCGGTTCTCCTTTAA
- a CDS encoding putative signal peptidase (endopeptidase SP18) encodes MLADELASLRRQGMRSILHQVLNFVSVVSTALAMWKGLSVVTDTESPVVVVLSGSMEPAFYRGDLLFLSMPSGALKVGDIPVYKVPGADIPIVHRIIETHNAPDGQQLILTKGDNNESDDIALYNGARWMTRSNMVGKVNAYMPYVGYVTIALNDYPKLKYALLAIMALSLLFQKE; translated from the coding sequence atgttggcggacgagctggcgTCACTACGACGACAAGGGATGCGATCGATTCTGCACCAGGTGCTCAACTTTGTGTCGGTAGTGTCTACGGCTCTAGCCATGTGGAAAGGGCTGTCTGTTGTCACGGACACAGAGTCGCCGGTTGTGGTAGTGCTGTCTGGCTCGATGGAGCCCGCGTTCTACCGTGGCGATCTGCTGTTTCTCTCGATGCCCAGTGGTGCACTGAAAGTGGGCGATATCCCTGTGTACAAAGTGCCTGGTGCAGACATCCCGATCGTACACAGGATCATCGAAACCCACAATGCCCCAGACGGACAACAACTGATCCTCACCAAGGGCGACAAcaacgagagcgacgacaTCGCGCTCTACAACGGTGCAAGATGGATGACCAGAAGCAACATGGTCGGCAAAGTAAATGCCTACATGCCGTATGTCGGCTATGTCACCATCGCTCTCAACGACTACCCCAAACTCAAGTACGCTCTCCTCGCAATCATGGCCCTATCATTACTCTTCCAGAAAGAGTAA